In one Oxyura jamaicensis isolate SHBP4307 breed ruddy duck chromosome 14, BPBGC_Ojam_1.0, whole genome shotgun sequence genomic region, the following are encoded:
- the CCNF gene encoding cyclin-F, which yields MKAGVIHCRCSRCFSFPSKRRIRKRPRVLTLLSLPEDVLFHVLKGLPAEDILSVRAVHSHLKYLVDNHASVWACASFEDVWPSPKNLQVFERAAERGNFEAAVKLGIAYLYNEGLSISDEGRAEVNGLKASHFFSLAERLNVSAAPFIWLFIRPPWSLSGSCCKAVVFESLKAECQLEKAQKGSILYCLAKVLSLFEDEEKRKESLEMFEESSKQGCLNSSYLLWESNRKIAMSDPGRYLQSLRKLRDYAAKGCWEAQIALAKACGNGNQLGLEPKSSSEMVSQIFQASLPISKQSIFTVQKRINETMRYILIDWLVEVATMKDFSCLCLHMTVGCVDRYLKLRPVPRSRLQLLGIACMVICTRFISKEILTIREAVWLTDNTYKYEDLVRMMGEIISALEGKIRIPTIVDYKEVLSNIVSLERRTLHLYSFICELSLLNTSLFVYSPARLAAAALLLAKILHGQAHPWTSQLSECTGFSLEDLLPCVLSLHQKCFHDEVPKDYRQVSLTAVKQRFEDERYEEIGKEKMMSYSQLCSVLGVKQEDPEPSPLHTNVVEIETFLSSPSGKRTKRRREDSIQDDRGSFVTTPTAELSTQEESLLDNFLDWSLDSCSGYEGDQESEGERDGDVTGPSGILDVTVVYVDPAEHCCQDSSDEDNLSAEWSEHAAPQRKAKTPDDTHRVSTYLAPRNPNREGSSGYSSINGASPASSVEGSCGVPLKPTSALSLGSAMNKEPCLPRYLESCLQSVCARSSDGKCDRRQVKRKNVAEHSEERVNLGFLSL from the exons ATGAAGGCGGGCG tgattCACTGTAGGTGCTccaggtgtttttctttcccttcaaagcGAAGGATAAGAAAACGGCCCCGAGTCCTGACGTTGCTAAGCCTGCCTGAGGATGTTCTGTTTCATGTTCTGAAAGGCCTTCCTGCTGAGGACATCCTCTCGGTCAGAGCT GTGCACTCACATCTTAAATACCTTGTGGATAATCATGCTAGTGTTTGGGCATGTGCAAGTTTTGAAGACGTATGGCCTTCTCCAAAAAACCTGCAAGTGTTTGAAAG GGCTGCTGAAAGGGGTAACTTTGAAGCTGCTGTGAAGCTGGGAATAGCATACCTGTACAATGAAGGCT tGTCCATCTCTGATGAAGGTCGTGCAGAAGTGAATGGATTAAAGGCGTCTCATTTCTTCAGTCTGGCAGAGCGTTTGAATGTGTCCGCAGCCCCATTCATCTGGCTTTTCATTCGTCCTCCCTGGTCCTTGAGTGGAAGCTGTTGTAAAGCTGTGGTCTTTGAGAGTCTTAAAGCAGAGTGTCAGCTGGAGAAA gCTCAGAAAGGATCGATTCTCTACTGCTTGGCTAAGGTCTTGAGTCTCTTTGAG gatgaagaaaaaagaaaagagtccCTTGAAATGTTTGAAGAATCTTCAAAGCAGGGTTGTTTAAACAGCTCCTACCTCCTTTGGGAAAGTAACAGAAAGATTGCT ATGTCAGATCCTGGCAGATACCTCCAAAGTCTCAGGAAGCTACGGGACTATGCAGCAAAGGGCTGCTGGGAAGCACAG ATAGCTTTAGCCAAAGCTTGTGGGAATGGAAACCAGCTAGGATTAGAGCCAAAATCTTCCAGTGAAATGGTGTCTCAGATCTTTCAAGCCTCCCTTCCTATCAGCAAGCAAAGTATCTTCACTGtgcagaaaagaataaatgaaacaatGAG GTATATCCTGATTGATTGGCTGGTGGAAGTGGCTACCATGAAAGACTTCTCTTGCCTGTGCCTTCACATGACAGTGGGATGTGTGGATCGCTATCTGAAGCTGAGACCTGTACCTCGGTCTCGACTCCAACTTCTGGGAATAGCCTGCATGGTCATTTGCACACG TTTCATCAGCAAAGAGATCTTGACAATACGGGAAGCTGTGTGGCTAACGGACAACACGTACAAATATGAAGACCTGGTTAGGATGATGGGCGAGATCATTTCTGCCCTGGAGGGAAAGATAAGG ATACCTACTATTGTGGACTACAAAGAAGTACTGTCAAACATAGTCTCACTGGAGAGAAGAACTCTGCACCTTTACAGCTTCATTTGCGAGCTGTCACTCTTAAACACAAGCCTTTTTGTGTATTCCCCAGCTCGCCTGGCTGCTGCGGCACTGCTGCTGGCTAAGATACTACACGGTCAAG CGCACCCCTGGACCAGCCAGTTGTCTGAGTGCACTGGTTTCTCTCTTGAAGACCTGTTGCCCTGTGTGCTAAGCCTCCACCAAAAATG TTTCCATGATGAGGTCCCAAAGGATTATAGGCAGGTGTCCTTAACTGCAGTGAAACAACGATTTGAAGATGAGCGTTATGAAGAAATAGGCAAAGAAAAG atgatGAGTtacagccagctctgctcagtgtTGGGTGTGAAACAGGAGGACCCGGAGCCCAGTCCTTTGCACACAAATGTGGTGGAAATTGAGACTTTCCTTAGCTCTCCCTCTGGAAAGAGAACTAAAAG GAGGAGGGAAGACAGCATTCAGGATGACAGAGGCAGCTTTGTGACTACGCCTACAGCTGAACTATCCACCCAGGAAGAAAGCCTTCTAGACAACTTCCTGGACTGGAGTTTAGATTCCTGCTCTGGTTATGAAGGTGATCAGGAAAGTGAAGGCGAGAGAGATGGAGATG TGACAGGTCCCAGTGGGATCTTGGATGTGACGGTGGTTTATGTGGACCCAGCGGAGCACTGCTGTCAGGACTCCAGCGATGAAGATAACCTCTCTGCAGAGTGGTCCGAGCATGCGGCACCACAGAGGAAGGCCAAGACACCGGATGACACTCACAGAGTTTCAACGTATCTTGCCCCAAGAAATCCTAACCGGGAAGGGAGCTCGGGCTACTCTTCCATCAATGGTGCTAGTCCTGCATCGTCTGTAGAAGGCAGCTGTGGAGTACCTCTCAAACCTACCTCAGCACTGTCTCTTGGCAGCGCCATGAACAAGGAGCCATGCCTGCCTCGTTACTTGGAATCGTGTTTACAGTCAGTCTGTGCTAGGTCTAGTGATGGCAAGTGTGACAGAAGGCAAGTCAAACGAAAAAATGTAGCGGAACACAGTGAAGAAAGGGTGAACTTGGGCTTCTTAAGCCTCTGA
- the VRK3 gene encoding inactive serine/threonine-protein kinase VRK3, whose protein sequence is MAAPFQARTPPVLEGQRAQQDGARLAPEPGSALRPARFCPQCGSGVEPAFRFCPACGERLPPSPGKAAAAPAPRQAPSPAAAGGAELDAAGPGSSPGAARAPPSPSLPPPAKRGSLSPRKPRPVAAVLLPEDEVLEDHGKRRWRLGRLLEHGGPGLMYEAQSASGACPQKQRFSLKLDVKDGKIYNEQNFFQRAAKKDRVDKWKKLHSLPLLGIPNCVGFGLHADKYRFLVFSDLGRTLHSILNDGVRLNEKAAFQIVVRLLDCLEYLHENEYVHGDVTAENIYVNPADLTQVTLAGYCFAFRYCPGGKHVAQREGSRTPHEGTIEFISLDSHKGAGPSRRSDLESLGYCVLKWLCGFLPWSHDLKNVETVVEKKEKYKADVTCLLRQCFIGQRSIPDALQSYLQQVMALEYEEKPNYEFLRQLFKKPLEKMKASAYDSVAIMIAP, encoded by the exons gagcccggTTCTGCCCTCAGGCCGGCCCGGTTCTGCCCGCAGTGCGGGAGCGGCGTGGAGCCCGCCTTCAGGTTCTGCCCGGCCTGCGGCGAGAGGCTGCCGCCGTCACCGGGGAAAGCGGCGGCCGCCCCTGCGCCGCGGCAAGCCccgagccccgcggccgccggcGGGGCCGAGCTCGATGCGGCCGGGCCCGGCTCCTCCCCGGGGGCCGCCCGGGCGCCCCCGTCCCCGTCTCTCCCCCCCCCGGCGAAGCGCGGCTCCCTCTCGCCCCGCAAGCCGCGGCCCGTGGCGGCGGTGCTGCTGCCGGAGGACGAGGTGCTGGAGGACCACGGCAAGAGGCGGTGGAGGCTGGGCCGGCTGCTGGAGCACGGCGGCCCCGGGCTGATGTACGAAG CACAGTCAGCATCTGGAGCCTGTCCTCAAAAGCAAAGATTCTCCCTCAAACTT GATGTCAAAGATGGCAAGATCTACAATGAACAGAACTTTTTCCAGCGAGCTGCAAAGAAAGACAGAG TGGATAAGTGGAAGAAACTACACTCTTTGCCCCTGCTGGGAATCCCCAATTGTGTTGGCTTTGGACTGCATGCAGATAAATACAG GTTTTTGGTGTTCTCAGACTTAGGGCGAACTCTTCACTCCATCCTGAATGATGGCGTACGCCTGAATgagaaagcagcttttcagatcGTAGTCCGGCTG CTAGACTGCCTGGAGTACCTTCATGAAAATGAGTACGTGCATGGGGATGTCACGGCTGAGAACATCTACGTGAACCCGGCAGACCTCACACAG GTGACCCTCGCGGGCTACTGCTTTGCGTTCCGTTACTGCCCAGGAGGGAAGCACGTGGCTCAGCGCGAAGGCAGCAGGACCCCTCATGAAGGCACGATAGAGTTTATCAGTTTGGACAGCCACAAGGGAGCAG GACCATCTCGACGGAGTGACTTGGAATCTCTGGGCTACTGTGTTCTGAAATGGCTCTGTGGCTTCTTGCCTTGGTCTCATGATCTGAAGAACGTGGAAACTGtggtggaaaagaaagaaaa GTACAAAGCAGATGTGACATGCCTTCTCCGACAGTGCTTCATCGGGCAGAGATCGATTCCAG ATGCCCTTCAGAGCTACCTGCAGCAAGTAATGGCACTGGAGTATGAGGAGAAGCCCAACTATGAGTTCCTGCGGCAGCTCTTTAAAAAACCACTGGAGAAGATGAAAGCATCAGCTTATGACTCCGTGGCCATCATGATAGCACCCTAA